A DNA window from Paraclostridium bifermentans contains the following coding sequences:
- a CDS encoding DUF3139 domain-containing protein, producing the protein MKKYMAIFLLSIIGFTGFYIYNNNFKPWDEAEKYINKYMEAQGVSKDDISKITKEKAKIASYDGILYKVSYKNDPNYKYQYFYSDDYYALYINKVLFQIHDLKDGHELVKHDELKNVKYPPIYLDK; encoded by the coding sequence ATGAAAAAATATATGGCTATTTTTTTATTATCAATTATAGGATTTACGGGTTTTTATATATATAATAATAACTTTAAGCCTTGGGATGAAGCAGAAAAATATATTAATAAATATATGGAAGCGCAGGGGGTTTCAAAAGATGATATAAGTAAAATTACGAAAGAAAAAGCAAAAATAGCAAGTTATGATGGAATTCTTTATAAGGTATCTTATAAAAATGATCCTAATTATAAATATCAATATTTTTATAGTGACGATTACTATGCTTTATATATAAACAAAGTACTATTTCAGATACATGACTTAAAGGACGGTCATGAATTAGTAAAGCATGATGAACTTAAAAACGTAAAATATCCACCTATTTATTTAGATAAATAA
- a CDS encoding glycosyltransferase family 2 protein: MFNDISIIIPYKESTSERSKIFEFVINRYKSLMPDAEICIGCNEGVFNQAKSLNEAIKKSTRKYILFMDSDVLINPDTVAKCLEMIEIYDVVFTHDLLIRLTPEFSKHIMDNNVLILNQRLENFAGQYFHYPLNSICMIRKELLNKTGCFDDRFEGWGHTDTAFRAVLLAATPNVTTLKFHTIYHLHHSYNPDFKNDTHFNNNSKIYEENYTPSKISETMKYLAEKYKNS; encoded by the coding sequence ATGTTTAATGATATTTCAATTATAATTCCATATAAAGAAAGTACATCTGAAAGATCTAAAATTTTTGAATTTGTAATTAATAGATATAAGTCTTTAATGCCTGATGCTGAAATATGTATTGGTTGTAATGAAGGTGTATTTAATCAAGCTAAATCTTTAAATGAAGCAATAAAAAAATCTACTAGAAAATATATCCTTTTCATGGATAGTGATGTATTAATAAATCCTGATACTGTTGCTAAATGTCTTGAGATGATAGAAATTTATGATGTGGTGTTTACACATGATTTATTAATAAGACTTACGCCTGAGTTTTCTAAACATATAATGGATAATAATGTTTTAATTCTCAATCAACGCTTAGAGAATTTCGCGGGTCAATATTTCCACTATCCTTTGAACTCTATTTGTATGATAAGAAAAGAACTATTAAATAAAACAGGTTGCTTTGATGATAGATTTGAAGGTTGGGGACATACAGATACAGCTTTTAGAGCAGTTTTATTAGCTGCTACTCCTAATGTAACCACTTTAAAGTTCCATACAATATATCACCTACATCATAGCTATAATCCTGATTTTAAAAACGACACACATTTCAATAATAACTCAAAAATTTATGAAGAAAATTACACTCCTTCTAAAATTTCTGAGACTATGAAATATTTAGCAGAGAAATACAAAAATTCATAA
- a CDS encoding MFS transporter yields the protein MLKSSVLFTKKELRTFCTYRFVFGIGYSVMIPIIPLYLSSLGLTTVMVGTILSLYGVSKAIVQMPFGVISDFIGDKLVLMIAILLMVFIPFSYTLNKSQLISGWIYIIQGAILGMAAPATFSILSRSLDLKKRGESTGMASAVFTFGGGIGAAIGGFIVSKTGNYNLSFYISSIIILISLIYVKLRIKRKNYSFNTKTNRGCKSSNVFSEIRKFKLGYKILVLGTIAFLGDFIYGCVVALFHFYGRDVLGATTSYTSAIISIYLIVFGVGAPIAGWISDKIGNKRQLFLSFVVMNISLLGLALTRSIPIFTAIIIVYFLGATFLNASLQSSLSEFGDKPRIKGIVFGFVGAAESCGYAFGPIISAYVYEINKSFLFLGLLFVSIIVSIIYLGLHKKACI from the coding sequence ATGCTAAAGAGTAGTGTTCTATTTACCAAAAAAGAACTAAGGACATTTTGTACTTATAGGTTCGTTTTTGGGATAGGTTATAGTGTTATGATTCCTATAATACCATTGTACTTAAGCTCACTAGGATTAACCACTGTAATGGTAGGAACAATACTTTCTTTATACGGAGTTAGCAAAGCTATAGTTCAAATGCCTTTTGGAGTTATATCTGATTTTATAGGTGATAAATTAGTTCTAATGATAGCTATTTTACTAATGGTATTTATACCTTTTTCATATACATTAAATAAATCTCAATTGATATCTGGATGGATATATATAATTCAGGGAGCTATATTAGGTATGGCTGCACCAGCTACATTTTCAATTTTATCAAGATCTCTAGATTTAAAAAAAAGAGGAGAAAGTACAGGAATGGCTTCAGCAGTATTTACTTTTGGAGGAGGAATTGGAGCAGCTATAGGAGGTTTTATAGTTTCAAAGACAGGTAACTATAATTTATCATTTTATATATCATCCATAATAATATTAATATCTTTAATATATGTAAAACTAAGAATAAAAAGAAAAAATTATAGTTTTAACACAAAAACAAATAGAGGATGCAAATCAAGTAATGTATTTTCAGAAATAAGGAAATTTAAACTTGGATATAAGATATTGGTTTTAGGTACCATTGCATTTTTAGGAGATTTTATATATGGTTGTGTTGTTGCGCTTTTTCATTTTTATGGAAGAGATGTATTAGGAGCAACAACATCGTATACATCTGCAATAATATCTATATACTTAATCGTATTTGGAGTAGGGGCACCTATTGCAGGCTGGATAAGTGATAAAATAGGGAATAAAAGGCAATTGTTTTTATCATTTGTTGTTATGAATATAAGTTTATTAGGACTGGCGCTAACAAGAAGTATACCAATTTTTACTGCAATTATTATAGTGTATTTTTTAGGTGCAACTTTTTTGAATGCATCATTACAAAGCTCATTATCTGAATTCGGAGATAAGCCTAGAATTAAAGGGATTGTATTTGGATTTGTAGGAGCAGCAGAGTCATGTGGATATGCGTTTGGACCTATTATATCAGCTTATGTATATGAAATAAACAAATCTTTTTTATTTCTTGGACTCCTTTTTGTTTCCATTATAGTTTCTATAATTTATTTAGGATTACATAAAAAAGCATGTATATAG